The following are encoded in a window of Amphibacillus xylanus NBRC 15112 genomic DNA:
- the atpG gene encoding ATP synthase F1 subunit gamma, translating into MRDIKQRIENVRSTEQIIRAMDMVASTKLQKARRQLEGVRPIYGNLKRVVEEIGNLEEVETHPFYYERKVKNTLYIIITSDRGLSGSYNANILSESIKHMNNGKNEKILVVGSKGNDYLKKREKNIIRKITDIADSQVYYGTENLAKWLSDLYLSGEVDEVFVAYTRFENVLSYIPHVERLLPVATGVELEDNNRNNEKKYEPDLATFIDQVMPLYLHMSLFRAFSESHTSEQAARMVNMDAAGNNASDLIKDLTSMYNRKRQAAITQELSEIVGSANFLSK; encoded by the coding sequence ATGAGAGATATTAAGCAAAGAATCGAAAACGTTCGCTCTACAGAACAAATTATTAGAGCGATGGATATGGTCGCCTCCACGAAGTTGCAAAAAGCTAGAAGGCAGTTGGAAGGTGTCCGTCCTATCTACGGGAATTTGAAACGTGTAGTTGAGGAAATAGGGAATCTAGAAGAAGTAGAGACACACCCGTTTTATTATGAAAGAAAAGTTAAAAATACATTATATATCATTATTACAAGTGATCGTGGTCTTTCAGGAAGCTATAACGCAAACATTTTGTCTGAATCGATAAAACATATGAATAATGGCAAGAATGAAAAGATACTTGTAGTAGGATCTAAAGGTAATGATTATTTAAAAAAGAGAGAAAAAAATATTATCCGTAAAATTACAGACATTGCAGATTCACAAGTCTATTACGGAACCGAAAACCTTGCAAAATGGTTATCGGATCTCTACTTGTCTGGTGAAGTGGATGAAGTATTTGTTGCATATACGCGCTTTGAAAATGTGTTAAGTTATATTCCGCATGTTGAGCGATTACTTCCAGTCGCAACTGGGGTTGAGCTAGAAGATAATAACCGAAACAATGAAAAGAAATATGAGCCAGATTTAGCAACATTTATTGATCAAGTGATGCCATTATATCTGCATATGAGTCTTTTTAGAGCATTTTCTGAATCGCATACGAGTGAACAAGCAGCTCGAATGGTTAATATGGACGCTGCAGGTAATAATGCATCAGATCTCATTAAAGACTTAACTAGTATGTATAACCGAAAACGCCAGGCAGCTATCACACAAGAACTTAGCGAAATTGTAGGTAGTGCAAATTTTTTAAGTAAATAA
- the atpA gene encoding F0F1 ATP synthase subunit alpha: MIINPDEISKVIKQQIKSYTDELDFSEAGTVIQVGDGIARVHGLNSAMSGELLEFANGTYGMALNLDEDSIGVVIMGSDAGIKEGDPVKLTGRMAEVPVGDGMLGRVVNALGEPIDEKGPIASDGYRLIESPAPSVIDRQEVNQPLQTGIKAIDALVPIGKGQRELIIGDRETGKTAIGIDTIINQKDKDVYCVYVAIGQKASTIARIIKTLNETGAMEYTTVVAATASESSSLQYIAPYAGCAIAEEWMHKGKDVLVVYDDLSKHAVAYRAISLLLRRPPGREAYPGDVFYLHSRLLERAASLSEENGGGTLTALPIVETQEGDISAYIPTNIISITDGQIFLESDLFNDGIRPAINPGFSVSRVGGSAQIPVMKRLAGPLRIEFAQYKELAAFSQFGSDLNQDTLDRLNQGERITEVLKQPQYRPMAVEDQVLILYALSNKHLTDIEVERILRFQRDFINYVNQHAPHIKEEIQQTGDISKDLEQEIDKAIAETKKQYQYN; this comes from the coding sequence ATGATCATTAATCCTGATGAAATTAGTAAGGTAATAAAACAACAAATTAAATCTTATACAGATGAATTAGATTTTTCCGAAGCTGGTACAGTCATTCAAGTTGGTGATGGTATTGCGCGTGTTCATGGGTTGAATAGTGCAATGAGCGGTGAGCTTCTTGAATTTGCTAATGGTACTTATGGTATGGCATTAAACTTAGATGAAGACAGTATTGGTGTTGTTATTATGGGTTCAGATGCAGGTATAAAAGAAGGTGACCCAGTTAAATTAACAGGAAGAATGGCTGAAGTCCCAGTTGGTGACGGTATGCTTGGTCGTGTTGTAAATGCACTAGGAGAACCAATTGATGAAAAAGGTCCAATTGCATCTGATGGGTACAGATTAATTGAGAGTCCTGCTCCGAGTGTAATTGACAGACAAGAAGTTAATCAACCGTTACAGACGGGTATTAAAGCTATTGATGCACTTGTACCAATCGGAAAAGGTCAAAGGGAATTAATTATTGGTGACCGTGAGACAGGTAAAACAGCTATTGGTATTGATACAATTATTAATCAAAAAGATAAAGATGTTTATTGTGTATACGTAGCAATTGGACAGAAAGCGTCAACAATTGCGAGAATTATAAAAACCCTAAATGAAACAGGGGCTATGGAATATACAACAGTTGTTGCAGCTACAGCAAGTGAGTCTTCTTCATTACAATACATTGCACCTTATGCAGGTTGTGCAATTGCTGAAGAATGGATGCATAAAGGTAAAGATGTATTAGTCGTATATGATGACTTATCAAAACATGCTGTTGCATATCGTGCAATTAGTTTACTTCTACGCCGTCCACCTGGGCGCGAAGCATATCCAGGTGATGTGTTCTATCTGCATTCAAGATTACTAGAACGCGCAGCAAGCCTAAGTGAGGAAAACGGTGGTGGTACTTTAACAGCACTACCAATTGTTGAGACACAAGAAGGCGATATTTCTGCATACATTCCAACAAATATCATCTCTATTACTGACGGACAAATTTTCTTAGAGTCAGATTTATTTAATGATGGTATTCGTCCTGCTATTAACCCTGGTTTCTCTGTTTCACGTGTTGGTGGATCAGCGCAAATTCCAGTTATGAAGAGACTAGCTGGTCCATTAAGAATTGAATTTGCTCAATATAAAGAATTAGCCGCATTCTCTCAATTTGGATCAGATTTAAACCAAGATACATTAGATCGGTTAAATCAAGGTGAGCGAATTACCGAAGTACTTAAGCAGCCGCAGTATAGACCAATGGCTGTTGAAGATCAAGTATTGATCCTCTATGCTTTAAGCAACAAGCATCTTACAGATATTGAAGTTGAACGGATACTAAGATTCCAAAGAGACTTTATCAATTATGTCAATCAGCATGCTCCACACATTAAGGAAGAAATACAACAAACTGGAGACATTTCAAAAGATCTAGAACAAGAAATTGATAAGGCGATCGCGGAAACAAAGAAACAGTATCAATACAACTAA
- the atpH gene encoding ATP synthase F1 subunit delta produces MAKLNERYANALIELSDENNSLSEDLQGAILVRDMLSDQDSQAFLTHPHIADSAKYNLFDSAFSGKISQHLMGFLSLMVKKNRESLILPALAEFINRANRRLGKIEARVVSAKPLKQEQLESIRKILSKKTNMQVEICTEHDPDVIGGFYILVDGKIFDGTVRTKLNVMKERLKRGGYQ; encoded by the coding sequence ATGGCAAAACTAAACGAGCGTTATGCAAATGCACTTATAGAGCTATCTGATGAAAATAATAGCTTAAGTGAAGATTTACAAGGTGCAATTTTAGTTAGGGATATGTTATCTGACCAGGATAGTCAAGCATTTTTAACTCATCCCCATATTGCAGATTCAGCCAAGTACAATCTTTTTGATAGTGCTTTTTCGGGTAAGATTTCTCAACATCTTATGGGATTTCTATCACTCATGGTAAAGAAAAATCGAGAATCACTCATACTACCCGCTTTAGCAGAATTTATTAATCGTGCCAATCGACGTTTAGGAAAAATTGAGGCAAGAGTCGTATCTGCTAAACCACTTAAACAAGAACAACTAGAATCAATCCGTAAAATATTATCTAAGAAAACTAATATGCAAGTTGAGATTTGTACTGAACATGATCCTGATGTGATTGGAGGATTTTATATCTTAGTAGATGGTAAAATCTTCGATGGTACAGTCAGAACTAAATTAAATGTAATGAAAGAACGATTGAAGAGAGGAGGTTATCAATGA
- a CDS encoding F0F1 ATP synthase subunit B family protein encodes MVSLLAQTAPDGRVFGLDLQTFFDMGIQLFNGILLSVILGWLLYNPVKQFLQNRAERIQSKITESEAVMAKGNKLIAEYDKKLQEIDKERVEIFEAARLAAEEEGKTIIEAARKEAQELKARSMESISKEKARLKEESRLYIIELASLMAEKYITQNIDDETQEKIFEETLAKLEDTQWQN; translated from the coding sequence ATGGTATCACTTTTGGCTCAAACAGCTCCTGATGGTCGCGTTTTTGGTTTAGATTTGCAAACATTTTTTGATATGGGTATTCAACTATTTAACGGTATTTTATTATCAGTCATATTAGGTTGGCTTCTTTATAATCCCGTTAAACAATTTTTGCAAAATCGTGCTGAACGTATTCAGAGTAAGATAACTGAATCAGAGGCTGTGATGGCCAAAGGTAATAAACTCATTGCAGAATATGACAAAAAACTACAAGAAATCGATAAAGAACGAGTTGAAATTTTTGAGGCTGCACGCCTCGCTGCTGAAGAAGAAGGTAAAACTATTATTGAGGCAGCAAGGAAAGAAGCTCAAGAATTAAAAGCACGTTCGATGGAGAGCATTTCAAAAGAGAAAGCTCGACTTAAAGAAGAATCACGCCTCTATATTATTGAACTTGCCTCTCTAATGGCCGAGAAATATATCACTCAAAACATAGATGATGAAACTCAAGAGAAGATTTTTGAGGAAACATTAGCTAAGTTGGAGGACACGCAATGGCAAAACTAA
- the atpE gene encoding ATP synthase F0 subunit C gives MQDPLAFVIAIAHIAAAIALLNGVTTTFGQAKIASQALESIARQPEAEDSIRTTMFVGLALAETSGIYGLLIAIIMLFANPLVTILLNYLG, from the coding sequence ATGCAAGATCCATTAGCATTTGTAATCGCAATCGCACACATCGCAGCAGCAATCGCACTATTAAACGGTGTTACTACAACATTTGGACAGGCGAAAATCGCCTCACAAGCTTTAGAATCAATCGCTAGACAACCTGAAGCTGAGGACTCAATTCGTACAACAATGTTTGTTGGTTTAGCTTTAGCTGAAACTTCTGGTATTTATGGTCTCTTAATCGCGATCATCATGTTATTCGCTAACCCACTTGTTACAATTCTACTTAACTACTTAGGTTAA
- the atpB gene encoding F0F1 ATP synthase subunit A, whose product MGLEIENLKSIEIFGHEFWITETIVNTWFIMLFLIVVAIIARIKLRNFKEVPSGFQNAIEAVVEIFENFVKSTVGEKLSYIAPWFFMVFMFLLWSALLSIFGLRPPTADWATTFAIAFVSLVLMFYMGFKHRKGDYLKEFFEPHFVFFPMNLIGELAKPVSLSFRLFGNMLSGTIIITLYYALTPMLVQFGIPSLLHAFFDVIIGALQTYIFVILSLMYVKTAAD is encoded by the coding sequence TTGGGTTTAGAAATAGAAAATCTAAAGAGTATAGAAATCTTCGGTCATGAATTTTGGATTACTGAAACTATCGTCAATACTTGGTTTATTATGCTGTTCCTAATTGTCGTAGCTATCATTGCTCGAATTAAGCTTCGGAATTTTAAAGAAGTACCTAGTGGCTTCCAAAATGCGATTGAAGCAGTTGTTGAAATCTTCGAAAATTTTGTCAAAAGCACAGTAGGTGAAAAACTTTCCTATATTGCTCCTTGGTTTTTCATGGTATTTATGTTCCTGTTATGGTCGGCTCTACTCAGTATTTTTGGACTTAGACCACCAACTGCTGATTGGGCAACCACGTTTGCTATTGCCTTTGTAAGTTTAGTATTAATGTTCTACATGGGCTTTAAGCACCGTAAAGGCGATTACCTTAAGGAGTTTTTCGAACCGCATTTTGTCTTCTTTCCGATGAACTTAATTGGGGAATTGGCCAAGCCTGTTTCATTAAGTTTCCGTCTATTTGGTAACATGTTATCAGGAACGATAATCATTACGCTATATTACGCATTGACTCCAATGTTGGTCCAATTTGGAATTCCGTCATTACTCCATGCATTCTTTGACGTAATCATTGGTGCTTTGCAAACGTATATCTTTGTTATTTTAAGTCTAATGTATGTTAAAACAGCTGCAGATTAG
- a CDS encoding ATP synthase subunit I, whose amino-acid sequence MKLSSLAKKMIITIIIISIISTLGSVIYHRSLDFLPFLFGAALGSAVSIAKVFLLESAVNKALKMEKKTAGNYVTIQHVLRLLLSGVVLFLGAVVPQISLWGVAVGIISFQIAVYTIRSTTKN is encoded by the coding sequence ATGAAACTGTCTAGTTTAGCCAAAAAAATGATTATAACGATCATAATCATTTCAATTATTAGTACATTGGGTTCAGTCATTTACCACCGCTCTTTAGATTTCCTTCCATTTTTATTTGGAGCCGCACTAGGCTCTGCCGTAAGTATTGCTAAAGTATTTCTCCTGGAATCTGCCGTCAATAAAGCACTGAAGATGGAAAAGAAAACCGCAGGCAACTATGTTACAATCCAGCATGTTCTTAGATTATTACTCTCTGGTGTTGTGCTTTTTCTAGGAGCAGTTGTGCCTCAAATCAGTTTGTGGGGTGTAGCGGTAGGTATTATTTCATTCCAAATAGCTGTTTATACAATTAGGTCTACAACTAAAAATTAA
- a CDS encoding AtpZ/AtpI family protein — MSTHNNGNKQRPKKNEMMRTLTYFSQIGVTIGTTILIGVFMGKYLDNLFGTSPWLLLVFSLLGAGAALKSLFNFPKE, encoded by the coding sequence TTGAGTACACATAATAATGGGAATAAGCAGCGCCCTAAAAAAAATGAAATGATGCGAACGTTAACGTACTTCTCACAAATAGGCGTAACAATAGGAACGACGATATTGATTGGTGTCTTTATGGGGAAATACTTAGACAACCTATTCGGTACGTCACCATGGTTGTTATTAGTTTTTTCTCTTCTAGGTGCAGGAGCAGCACTTAAATCTTTATTTAATTTCCCGAAAGAATAA
- a CDS encoding ISLre2 family transposase has product MEKNIIKYPNLKQIEQLVWRQLQETFGFVMKQVLEDMDQQIADERDKKRYRLIDKRKFNIASLFGEIELYRNYYLDRSTGEYVYLLDRYLEFEEAGSFSPLIEEAAIELAVKGRSYRNAANTLQTLLGYRVISHEAIRQHLLEVTCKPKKREPILQPVLFVEVDGLFVKRQGKWKKGKEEKIAAVHQGWEVNGKRVSLKNKRHFIHKGKQPFWEAFEDFLIENFEYDPTFHKLVINGDGANWITSCREYFKGRVFFSLDRFHVAREVKSIFSKHPRYRSIRKALAAYKYKTFLTELNSAVGTLEDEEKEERLVSFIRQLEKYPEALGDYRIWLKEQGIDTTGMRPMGSAEGTMSVFAKRLKNGRSWSDKGVSAMGTALVAFLDNLSLKTLFGRIDKWTEIELEKKPPRHYKEKVKRTIGQVTRDNLMYLKGKANIPIYNVLKELSGF; this is encoded by the coding sequence ATGGAAAAGAATATCATAAAATACCCAAATTTAAAACAAATTGAGCAATTGGTTTGGAGACAATTACAAGAAACCTTTGGTTTCGTTATGAAACAGGTCTTGGAGGATATGGACCAACAGATTGCCGATGAACGTGATAAAAAGCGCTATCGTCTTATTGATAAAAGAAAGTTTAATATAGCTAGTCTCTTTGGTGAGATTGAATTATATCGCAATTATTACCTTGACCGATCAACTGGGGAATATGTCTATCTTCTTGATCGTTATCTAGAGTTTGAGGAGGCCGGTTCTTTTAGTCCATTGATTGAGGAAGCTGCCATTGAGCTAGCTGTTAAGGGTCGCTCCTATCGAAATGCAGCTAATACATTACAAACTCTATTAGGTTACCGGGTTATCAGTCATGAGGCAATTCGTCAACACCTATTAGAGGTTACGTGTAAACCTAAAAAGCGTGAACCTATACTCCAACCCGTCTTATTTGTAGAAGTAGATGGTTTATTTGTAAAACGCCAAGGTAAATGGAAAAAGGGAAAAGAAGAGAAAATAGCAGCTGTCCATCAAGGATGGGAAGTCAATGGAAAACGGGTTAGCCTTAAGAACAAACGTCATTTTATTCACAAAGGAAAGCAACCCTTTTGGGAGGCTTTTGAGGACTTTCTAATTGAAAACTTCGAATATGACCCGACTTTTCACAAGCTGGTTATAAATGGAGATGGTGCCAACTGGATTACATCCTGTCGTGAGTATTTTAAAGGTCGTGTATTCTTTTCTCTTGATCGCTTTCATGTGGCACGAGAGGTTAAGAGTATATTCAGTAAGCATCCTCGTTATCGGTCCATTCGTAAAGCCCTTGCGGCATACAAATACAAAACGTTCTTAACAGAGCTTAACAGTGCCGTAGGAACGCTTGAGGATGAGGAGAAGGAGGAACGACTTGTGTCGTTTATCCGCCAATTAGAAAAATATCCAGAAGCATTGGGAGATTATAGAATATGGTTAAAAGAACAGGGAATTGATACAACTGGTATGCGTCCAATGGGAAGCGCAGAGGGAACCATGAGTGTGTTTGCCAAAAGACTAAAAAATGGCCGTAGTTGGTCGGATAAAGGTGTAAGTGCCATGGGCACTGCATTAGTGGCCTTCTTGGATAATTTGTCCCTAAAGACTTTATTCGGGCGAATAGATAAATGGACAGAAATCGAGCTGGAAAAGAAACCACCAAGACATTATAAAGAAAAGGTTAAAAGAACCATTGGTCAGGTTACCAGAGACAATCTTATGTACCTAAAAGGAAAGGCAAATATTCCGATATACAACGTGTTAAAGGAGTTATCTGGTTTTTAA
- a CDS encoding cold-shock protein, whose protein sequence is MAQGTVKWFNADKGFGFIEVEGQDDVFVHFSAIQGEGFKTLEEGQSVTFDIEEGNRGPQAANVVKA, encoded by the coding sequence ATGGCACAAGGAACAGTTAAATGGTTTAACGCAGACAAAGGTTTTGGATTTATCGAAGTTGAAGGTCAAGATGATGTATTCGTACACTTCTCAGCTATTCAAGGCGAAGGCTTCAAAACACTTGAAGAAGGACAAAGCGTAACTTTCGATATCGAAGAAGGTAACCGCGGACCACAAGCAGCTAACGTTGTTAAAGCGTAA
- a CDS encoding PepSY domain-containing protein, protein MMKKATIKAIVSILGGLVVFGIAFYIFQSSPRTTEATMTRQDAERIAQEQFQGEVVSVEFDDGRYEVELETEDTQYELEIDAKTGAIVKLEEKRVRQQTVKNTELTDEKRTEKEVEVTEKESKVEVKQEQTKNTSKEKEVTNKEEQPVKKTTKKQTKNVIISSDEAIKIAHEQVPNAKVIDIELESDDGQRYYEIEMHTDDQEVDIEIDAYTGKVIMIEFERLEGSSKAKSDLISIEKAKQIALDKEPNAKIIEAKLDSDDGYYYYEIEMETAQYEIDLEIDAYTGKILDIDYDDRD, encoded by the coding sequence ATGATGAAAAAAGCAACAATTAAAGCAATCGTAAGTATATTAGGTGGTTTGGTAGTTTTTGGTATCGCGTTCTATATATTCCAATCTTCACCGAGAACAACTGAAGCGACAATGACAAGACAAGACGCAGAAAGAATTGCGCAAGAGCAATTCCAAGGTGAGGTTGTTTCTGTTGAATTTGACGATGGTCGATATGAAGTTGAGCTAGAAACTGAAGATACACAATATGAATTAGAAATAGATGCTAAAACAGGTGCAATCGTAAAATTAGAAGAAAAACGAGTTAGACAACAAACAGTTAAAAATACTGAACTAACTGACGAGAAAAGAACTGAAAAAGAAGTAGAAGTTACTGAGAAAGAATCAAAAGTTGAAGTTAAACAAGAACAAACAAAAAATACTTCAAAAGAGAAAGAAGTAACTAATAAGGAAGAACAACCAGTCAAAAAGACAACAAAGAAACAAACTAAAAATGTGATCATTTCAAGTGATGAAGCAATTAAAATTGCTCATGAGCAAGTGCCAAATGCGAAAGTTATTGATATTGAATTAGAATCTGATGATGGTCAACGCTATTATGAGATTGAAATGCACACAGATGATCAAGAAGTAGATATTGAAATTGATGCTTATACGGGCAAAGTTATCATGATTGAGTTTGAACGTTTAGAAGGTAGTAGTAAAGCTAAGAGTGATTTGATTTCAATTGAAAAAGCTAAGCAAATAGCTTTAGATAAAGAACCAAATGCTAAAATAATTGAAGCAAAATTGGATTCTGATGATGGCTATTATTACTATGAAATTGAAATGGAAACTGCACAGTATGAAATCGATCTAGAAATTGATGCATATACAGGCAAAATACTTGATATTGATTATGATGATCGTGATTAA
- a CDS encoding sensor histidine kinase, protein MTLRRKITLIVTGIMLSFLVLIFGLIYYSFQQVTINQEMERIEDQASIIRESLASDAGQAVNPNQLLRAYLPANGMIRVIDKEDIAIQTITRDTELTTLKPLYSSGQLLEQINHTQLGRIVRLSFPVIWADGEVVTLEIIERIDQVDEMMNSLLYVLIIALIFMVIPIWLAGKGISHIVFTPIKKLTDVMKANQTDGEWQLIEFDSKTNDEIAQLGATYNEMNERIKENFLKQKQFVSNASHELKTPIAIIKSYAQLIKRQGKVNPEVIEESVEAIDFEINRMTQLIQQMLLLATLDRGDGLTYQLVDIVKMCRDTIRSIATAFERKIQFETNIEEIEVTIDIEKINQVLYILLDNARKYSDGLIELTVENLPNHVKIDIRDHGEGISQADQEKIFDRFYRVDHGRSRETGGTGLGLAIAKEIVLAHGGSLTISSEEGKGSIFTIMIPN, encoded by the coding sequence ATGACATTACGACGAAAAATCACGTTAATTGTTACGGGGATCATGTTGAGCTTTTTGGTCTTAATTTTTGGTTTAATTTATTATTCTTTTCAACAAGTAACAATAAATCAAGAAATGGAACGAATTGAAGATCAAGCATCGATAATAAGAGAGTCCCTAGCAAGTGATGCTGGTCAAGCAGTCAATCCTAACCAATTATTGCGCGCTTATTTGCCTGCAAATGGAATGATTCGAGTCATTGATAAAGAAGATATAGCCATCCAAACGATAACACGTGATACGGAATTAACTACTCTTAAGCCATTGTATAGTTCAGGTCAGTTATTAGAACAAATTAATCATACACAATTAGGTAGAATCGTTCGATTATCATTTCCTGTAATTTGGGCAGATGGTGAAGTTGTAACATTAGAAATTATCGAACGAATAGATCAAGTAGATGAGATGATGAATAGTTTACTTTATGTTCTGATTATTGCGCTAATATTTATGGTTATTCCGATTTGGCTTGCGGGTAAGGGAATCAGTCATATTGTGTTTACACCAATTAAGAAATTGACTGATGTCATGAAAGCTAACCAAACTGATGGTGAATGGCAACTCATTGAATTTGATTCAAAAACAAATGATGAAATTGCACAACTAGGTGCGACATACAATGAAATGAATGAACGGATTAAAGAGAACTTTCTTAAGCAAAAGCAGTTTGTCTCAAATGCATCTCATGAATTAAAAACACCGATTGCCATAATTAAAAGCTATGCCCAACTGATCAAGCGTCAAGGCAAAGTAAATCCAGAAGTCATTGAAGAGTCAGTTGAGGCGATTGATTTTGAAATAAATCGAATGACTCAGTTAATTCAACAAATGCTATTGTTAGCAACATTAGATCGAGGTGATGGTTTAACTTATCAACTAGTCGATATCGTAAAAATGTGTCGTGATACGATTCGCTCAATAGCGACTGCATTTGAACGGAAGATCCAGTTTGAAACAAATATAGAAGAGATTGAAGTAACGATTGATATAGAAAAAATTAATCAAGTTCTCTATATTTTATTGGATAATGCTCGAAAATACAGTGATGGACTAATAGAGCTTACGGTTGAGAATTTGCCTAATCATGTAAAGATTGACATTCGTGATCATGGTGAGGGAATCAGTCAAGCAGATCAGGAAAAAATATTTGATCGATTTTATCGTGTAGATCATGGAAGAAGTCGAGAAACTGGTGGTACTGGACTAGGTCTTGCGATTGCTAAAGAGATTGTATTAGCTCATGGAGGCTCATTAACAATCTCAAGTGAGGAAGGAAAAGGCTCAATTTTTACAATTATGATTCCGAATTAA
- a CDS encoding response regulator transcription factor, translated as MNILIVEDEKNLARALQLELEYEGYQVTTTHDGREAWGIISDKTYDLILLDIMLPGLSGMEILRRMRKDGSLTPVILLTARDTTYDKVSGLDLGANDYITKPFEIEELLARIRAQLRQSQNQVSKSKQIKIKDLVIDIGQYQTTWQDEVVELTKREFDLLVYLASNANQVLSRDQLLSEVWGFDYVGETNVVDVYIRYLRQKIDYQLIETVRGIGYVIRTE; from the coding sequence ATGAATATTCTCATTGTTGAAGATGAAAAGAATTTAGCTCGTGCTTTACAATTGGAATTAGAATATGAAGGTTATCAGGTGACAACAACACATGATGGACGAGAAGCTTGGGGCATCATTAGTGATAAGACATATGACTTAATATTACTAGATATTATGCTACCTGGGTTAAGTGGAATGGAAATTCTCCGGCGGATGAGAAAAGACGGCTCACTAACACCGGTTATCCTATTAACAGCAAGAGACACTACTTATGATAAAGTTAGCGGACTAGATTTAGGTGCAAATGATTATATTACTAAACCATTTGAAATCGAGGAATTGTTAGCAAGAATTAGAGCTCAATTACGACAAAGTCAAAATCAAGTAAGCAAAAGTAAGCAGATCAAAATTAAAGATCTCGTTATTGATATTGGCCAATACCAAACAACATGGCAAGATGAAGTGGTTGAATTAACTAAGCGAGAGTTTGATTTACTCGTATATTTAGCAAGTAACGCAAACCAAGTCTTATCACGAGATCAGTTGCTTAGTGAGGTTTGGGGTTTTGATTATGTAGGAGAAACAAATGTTGTTGATGTATATATTCGTTATTTAAGACAAAAAATTGACTATCAATTAATCGAGACAGTTAGAGGAATCGGTTATGTTATAAGGACTGAATGA
- a CDS encoding alpha/beta hydrolase, with amino-acid sequence MARMTCEFFSDVLTKHTTMTVILPDRPNKDKAGLEKRFPTLYLLHGFSDDHSMWTRQTSVERYANERGLAVVMPDVDHSFYTDMRYGKKYWTFLTEEVPRIARYFFPLSDRREDNFVAGLSMGGYGAFKWLLNKPEQFAAGAALSGVLDLANHNQEDNAENPMDQVVFNAFGGEKLVGTMHDIFHLAKVVDQMEGKKPKLYLACGKEDFLFDHNLRFKQLTDQLSLDIETTFDSGEHEWSYWDRHIERVIKWLPIQ; translated from the coding sequence ATGGCTAGAATGACTTGTGAGTTTTTTTCTGATGTATTGACAAAACATACAACGATGACAGTTATCTTACCTGATCGACCAAATAAAGATAAGGCTGGTTTAGAGAAACGTTTTCCAACATTGTATTTATTGCATGGATTTAGTGATGATCATTCAATGTGGACAAGACAAACGTCAGTTGAACGTTATGCCAATGAACGTGGCCTAGCGGTTGTCATGCCAGATGTTGACCATAGTTTCTATACAGATATGCGCTATGGTAAAAAGTATTGGACATTTTTAACCGAAGAAGTTCCACGTATAGCTCGTTATTTCTTTCCGCTTTCAGATCGTCGTGAAGATAATTTTGTTGCAGGACTTTCTATGGGGGGCTATGGAGCGTTTAAGTGGCTTTTAAATAAACCAGAACAATTTGCAGCAGGCGCAGCATTATCAGGTGTATTAGATTTAGCGAATCATAATCAAGAAGATAACGCTGAAAACCCAATGGATCAAGTAGTTTTTAATGCCTTTGGTGGTGAGAAACTAGTTGGCACAATGCATGATATCTTTCACTTAGCTAAAGTAGTGGATCAAATGGAGGGTAAGAAGCCTAAGCTTTACCTTGCTTGTGGGAAAGAAGACTTCCTATTTGATCATAATCTACGATTTAAGCAACTAACAGATCAATTATCATTAGATATTGAAACAACTTTTGATTCAGGTGAGCACGAATGGAGTTATTGGGATCGACATATTGAAAGAGTAATCAAGTGGTTACCGATACAATAA